Proteins encoded together in one Chitinophaga sp. LS1 window:
- a CDS encoding DUF4258 domain-containing protein: MRSKGKYIPVLLLALLLVLAWQQQWWRGPLHRPQVKDNGTVERSLPNPVNDPSNLDRHARLTYTKHALCRMDCRQITEREVAEILETGQINTEKSNPHDLPCPTYALEGYSDDGQHLRIVFAPCSGETKVVTCIDLDKEWQCDCH; encoded by the coding sequence ATGAGATCAAAAGGTAAGTACATTCCAGTGTTGTTGTTGGCGCTGCTACTTGTTTTGGCATGGCAGCAACAATGGTGGAGAGGTCCATTGCACCGCCCGCAGGTAAAGGATAATGGCACTGTGGAGCGATCATTACCCAACCCGGTCAATGACCCATCGAATCTTGACAGGCATGCACGCCTTACTTACACCAAACACGCCCTTTGCCGCATGGATTGCAGGCAGATCACCGAAAGGGAAGTGGCGGAGATCCTGGAAACAGGGCAAATCAATACTGAAAAGTCAAATCCACACGATTTACCTTGTCCTACCTACGCACTGGAAGGATATTCCGACGATGGTCAACACCTTCGGATCGTATTCGCTCCCTGCAGCGGCGAAACCAAAGTAGTGA